From the genome of Anopheles moucheti chromosome 3, idAnoMoucSN_F20_07, whole genome shotgun sequence, one region includes:
- the LOC128302273 gene encoding sodium channel protein 60E isoform X3 — protein sequence MATILFNCIFLAMSETIEEAEYIFLAIYTSEMIIKMIAKGFILNKYTYLRNPWNWLDFVVITSGYATIALDVGNLAGLRTFRVLRALKTVSIMPGLKTIINALLHSFKQLAEVMTLTIFCLMVFALFALQVYMGELRNKCVKNLPSDWTNVTHEEWHMWVNDTQNWIHDEEDMPMLCGNLTGARHCPPEYTCLCIGENPNHGYTNFDNFMWSMLTTFQLITLDYWENVYNMVLATCGPMSVSFFTVVVFFGSFYLINLMLAVVALSYEEEAEITQEERRKDLIDHRDDSTFSFDPASLNVKQLSKQQRKKIDARKGVLLASYSRKKTRRRKKGKEGNGNNHSKSRSVTPSPTPSPRHSIVRPQALAVQRAKGILTVGPPQQQQQQQQQNNNTLHPLGPNYRGQLLLSSRQGSSNASEGGVNRESSLDDSGVVDDHEEQDVTGDPGEQVSSREIQQREVTPVTLALSPREVRIIKCNGNLAKLKQQNVYGLHPEYLSQIVVLDDLPDRNCDSCVQCCIDYEGWLQFQNCLYKIVKDPLFELGITLCIVLNTMFLALEHHGMNANVRDALDIGNKVFTSIFTLECILKVMALSKDFFLCGWNIFDLIIVSVSLLDLIFELIEGLTVLRGLRLLRVLKLAQSWTTMKVLLSIIISTIGALGNLTFVLVIVIYIFAVIGMQLFSKDYTPDKFAPDPVPRWNFNDFFHSFMMIFRILCGEWIEPLWDCMRAEEEEGASSCFAIFLPALVMGNFMVLNLFLALLLNSFNSEELKSKKESFEQEVGEDSKLARSFERIRSIVRKKRNANKEKNDNYANTKLEQLVNEIVIKQREEKKKHKQTTLEMQPLPSSQTLPASDLQSELVPPVDYRIPGGPIYSQSYQESLNRPVSGSDFCYDIPLKDRPLRTISGSQETVSQMDDQVLPRDDNHQQPSAHPGVPPKQQQISEVERKILHQMSSGFGTQQSKDEPGPIMAGESGEMRSFPPLPTSEFDPNDRSIHIADTAQPYDEAYLQYQKSLLNRSPSYRKSLDKISSKTSSASSSLANSLAAKCHSPLVQEVLNAGSTYLRNSNISLIQTPTPVVSRREDNHFLVADRTSQAPSLGPSVTQSPLMGGSGVASAHQRSPSTSSSLRKAIAAANRLSDHSLNTLSIDHDELINQMNLKDELLNCEQKELFQFLNDEIDGSNNYFSETVGFSSAIVDADTESLLLNSRKDDVIYSPDRKISNGSLKSNLSSISNSIFQALECRRGGSISSSNMDNNKAHAHYPGTARPTIAIDNGSLQSRRDSEDKEPLVKTSEFDEIIHSFETELKSLKSLSLGRSQSQTDQGSPERERRNSDSCPVRPPILEEVVKLRRPKSSTVCNYRGEGTGPVTAGVHGSGGGGNRSSGSSNGSGGTDQSDGSAQQRSEASKRRSLEKQRNITDEEFNMGFEIKKLCDQLQAPFAPSGTVSNEHSPQSANGVNLGTGNISTIPIVFRRKNDFHSSFDRIKRLSLIERVEESKDEDEHQAQPLPKVSSEKLPRKNLSKDRLETLSLKSSYSVENTNQALMEGTRQLGISIQEFQRTIGQEAGTIPTGPDGAASEQTAEKKPPLKKTVTYGDTSRQDSSQHVTPKRTPYKSYDSDAPLNLAGKPWHCLVSYVDDITVGGRRNSQGVYEDPMAFPSFGRRKAPKIPQDCFPQKCYEKCKCWDTCLKTEFGQRWYRFRQFILQYVDTPAFEWFVLVLIFASSITLCFEDIHLDKNKDLKRILYWTNLVFCLIFIIEMFLKWIALGFTKYFSSFWTILDFVIVFVSVFSLLIEENENLKVLRSLRTLRALRPLRAISRWQGMRIVVNALMYAIPSIFNVLLVCLVFWLIFSIMGVQFFGGKFFKCVDEDGDLLPIHIVNDKWQCYALNYSWVNSKITFDHVGMGYLALFQVATFEGWMEVMADAVDARGVDLQPQREANLYAYLYFVIFIVCGSFFTLNLFIGVIIDNFNMLKKKYEGGVLEMFLTESQKHYYTAMKKLGRKKPQKVIKRPINQFLAMFYDLSNSRRFEIAIFVLIFLNMLTMGIEHYDQPHAVFFVLEVSNAFFTTVFGLEAIVKIVGLRYHYFTVPWNVFDFLLVLASIFGILMEDIMIDLPISPTLLRVVRVFRIGRILRLIKAAKGIRKLLFALVVSLPALFNIGALLALITFIYAIIGMSLFGHVRQQGALDDMVNFETFGRSMQLLFRLMTSAGWNDVLESLMIQPPDCELALDFSINGDCGHPLLAITYFTSFIIISYMIVINMYIAIILENFNQAHQEEEIGIVEDDLEMFYIRWSKYDPHAGQFIHFNQLSDFIASLDPPLGIPKPNTVALVSFNLPISKGNKIHCLDILHALVKHVLGHVEETDNFKQLQDQMDQKFKKQFPTRKELEIVSSTRIWKRQEKAAKTIQMAFRDYVRLKRERERSPMSLDEDNTQTSSPGGWQSKLSALNFLHLQVHRRGTATSSRASSRKSSRASDASDLSELAGPWLNLPLMLVSGTSDMVKDVKQQHTNGLEMKDAPDVKGQRRKSFYNFPFFLRHQDAVEETSTSSPQPQKRPLKDSDTNLSLTASLEKVPVPPPTTPKSKRATSFVKKKPPLERGFSAQSALRLNRNAVVPDDTLSTSAADVSILVTEPSPDVPAVPAPGETLVHVLVHRESEEYQSELDEKGEPKVKEPRDPSRASDIKLSPGTNVDYQILGGLEGEPRPVVTICVESPMESPDQDGSNATPTGTVAIPIDPEPIDVNLPRDTSNIFYDYDDQSTRVSTTAGGSGESADLNKIEYDPASGGGSVTVEITNEVECKAGRSSASAGGRHDEQTGRPSSITEQDLSEGSSS from the exons GTATATATTTTTAGCAATTTACACATCCGAGATGATAATCAAAATGATAGCTAAGGGTTTTATACTAAATAAGTATACATATTTACGCAATCCATGGAACTGGCTGGATTTTGTAGTGATAACCAGCGGTTACGCAACGATAGCCTTAGATGTCGGCAATCTGGCCGGCTTGCGAACGTTTCGTGTCCTGCGAGCGCTCAAGACGGTCTCAATAATGCCCG GTTTGAAAACTATCATCAACGCGCTGCTACATTCCTTCAAGCAGCTAGCGGAGGTCATGACGTTGACCATCTTCTGCCTGATGGTGTTCGCTTTGTTCGCTCTGCAG GTGTATATGGGCGAGCTGCGAAACAAGTGTGTCAAAAATCTTCCAAGCGACTGGACGAACGTTACCCACGAGGAATGGCACAT GTGGGTAAATGATACGCAGAATTGGATCCATGACGAAGAGGATATGCCGATGCTGTGCGGAAATCTGACTGGAGCACGCCATTGTCCACCAG AGTACACGTGCCTCTGCATTGGAGAGAATCCTAACCACGGCTACACAAACTTTGACAACTTTATGTGGTCGATGCTGACCACCTTCCAGCTGATCACGCTCGACTACTGGGAGAATGTATATAATATG GTCCTGGCAACGTGCGGCCCTATGAGCGTGTCCTTTTTTAcggtggttgtgttttttggttCCTTCTACTTGATTAATCTGATGCTGGCCGTCGTGGCGTTGAGCTACGAAGAGGAAGCCGAGATTACGCAGGAG GAACGGCGCAAGGATCTGATCGATCATCGAGACGATTCAACGTTTAGCTTCGATCCGGCCAGTCTGAATGTGAAGCAGCTCAGCAAGCAGCAACGCAAAAAGATTGACGCACGGAAGGGTGTCCTGCTTGCGTCCTACTCGCGCAAAAAGACCCGCCGAAGGAAAAAGGGCAAGGAGGGCAACGGGAACAATCAT AGTAAGAGCCGCTCGGTAACGCCAAGTCCGACTCCCAGCCCACGGCACAGTATTGTGCGGCCCCAGGCGCTGGCGGTGCAAAGGGCAAAGGGCATCCTAACGGTGGGACCTCCC caacagcagcagcagcagcagcagcaaaataaTAACACGTTACATCCTTTGG GACCTAACTATCGGGGTCAGCTATTACTGTCCAGCCGGCAGGGAAGTTCGAATGCGAGCGAAGGCGGCGTTAACCGGGAGTCATCGCTGGATGATTCCGGCGTGGTGGACGATCACGAGGAACAGGACGTGACCGGTGACCCGGGCGAGCAGGTCAGTAGCAGGGAAATA caacagcgggAAGTGACGCCCGTCACGCTCGCACTGTCCCCGAGGGAGGTTAGGATAATAAAGTGTAACGGAAATCTGGCGAAACTCAAGCAGCAGAACGTGTACGGTCTCCATCCGGAGTACTTATctcaaattgttgtactag ACGATCTTCCTGATAGAAATTGTGATAGCTGTGTTCAATGTTGCATCGATTATGAGGGATGGTTGCAGTTTCAAAATTGTTTATATAAG ATTGTTAAAGATCCGTTGTTTGAGCTAGGTATCACACTatgtattgttttaaatacaATGTTTTTAGCACTAGAACACCACGGGATGAACGCAAACGTGCGCGATGCGTTGGATATTGGCAATAAG GTTTTTACATCCATTTTTACTCTAGAATGTATACTGAAGGTGATGGCACTGTCGAAGGATTTTTTCCTGTGCGGTTGGAACATATTCGATCTGATCATCGTCTCGGTTAGTCTGCTCGATCTGATCTTCGAGCTGATAGAGGGACTGACGGTGTTACGAGGTTTAAGATTG TTACGGGTACTGAAACTAGCACAATCATGGACCACAATGAAGGTCCTGCTAAGTATTATCATATCGACAATAGGTGCTTTAGGTAATCTTACCTTCGTGTTGGTGATTGTTATCTATATTTTTGCTGTTATCGGCATGCAGTTGTTCTCGAAGGATTACACTCCGGACAAGTTTGCACCGGACCCGGTGCCAAG ATGGAactttaatgatttttttcattcgtttatGATGATTTTTCGTATTCTTTGCGGGGAGTGGATTGAGCCCCTGTGGGATTGTATGCGAGCAGAGGAGGAG GAAGGAGCATCGTCGTGCTTTGCCATCTTCCTACCGGCGTTGGTGATGGGCAACTTTATGGTACTGAACTTGTTCTTGGCCTTGTTGCTCAACAGCTTCAATTCGGAGGAGTTAAAGTCGAAAAAGGAG AGTTTCGAACAG GAAGTGGGCGAAGACTCCAAATTGGCGCGCAGCTTCGAGCGCATACGATCGATCGTGCGCAAGAAGCGTAACGCCAACAAGGAGAAGAATGACAACTACGCCAACACCAAGCTGGAACAGCTGGTCAACGAGATTGTGATCAAGCAGCGCGAGGAGAAAAAGaagcacaaacaaacgacGCTCGAGATGCAGCCGCTGCCTTCCTCGCAAACACTTCCGGCGTCCGATCTGCAATCG GAGCTGGTACCACCAGTCGACTACCGCATCCCGGGTGGACCAATCTATAGCCAAAGCTATCAG GAATCGCTTAATCGGCCCGTGTCTGGATCGGATTTTTGTTACGACATTCCACTGAAAGATCGGCCACTGCGCACGATCTCCGGTAGTCAGGAGACGGTGTCCCAGATGGATGATCAAGTGTTACCACGGGACGACAACCATCAGCAGCCATCGGCACACCCGGGCGTTCCGCCAAAACAGCAGCAGATTTCCGAggtggagcgcaagatcctacATCAAATGTCTTCCGGTTTCGGCACGCAGCAGAGCAAGGACGAACCTGGGCCAATAATGGCGGGTGAGTCCGGAGAAATGCGGAGCTTTCCACCATTACCAACTTCCGAGTTTGATccgaacgatcgatcgatacaCATCGCCGACACAGCCCAGCCATACGACGAAGCATACCTGCAGTATCAGAAGTCCCTGCTGAACCGGTCCCCCAGCTACCGCAAGTCGCTGGACAAGATTTCGTCCAAGACGTCCAGTGCCAGCTCGTCACTTGCGAACTCGCTGGCTGCCAAATGTCACTCTCCGCTCGTACAGGAGGTGCTGAACGCCGGCTCAACGTATCTGAGGAACAGCAACATTTCGCTCATACAAACGCCAACGCCCGTAGTGTCTAGACGTGAGGATAATCATTTTTTAGTAGCCGATAGAACCAGCCAGGCGCCCTCGCTCGGGCCCTCGGTCACGCAGTCACCGCTGATGGGTGGCAGTGGAGTTGCGTCCGCTCATCAACGATCACCGAGCACGAGCAGCAGCCTGCGGAAGGCGATCGCCGCAGCAAATCGACTGTCGGATCACTCGCTCAACACACTCTCGATCGACCACGATGAGCTGATCAATCAGATGAATCTGAAGGATGAGTTGCTGAACTGCGAGCAGAAGGAGCTGTTTCAATTTCTGAACGATGAGATCGATGGCAGCAATAACTATTTTAGCGAAACGGTTGGGTTCAGCAGCGCGATTGTTGATGCGGACACGGAGAGCTTGTTGTTGAATTCGCGTAAAGATGATGTGATCTACTCGCCCGATCGCAAGATCTCGAACGGAAGTCTTAAGTCGAACTTGAGCAGTATCTCGAACTCCATCTTCCAGGCCCTCGAGTGCCGACGTGGCGGTAGTATCAGTAGCTCTAATATGGACAATAATAAGGCCCATGCTCACTATCCAGGCACGGCGCGTCCAACGATCGCGATCGACAACGGGAGTCTACAGTCGCGCAGGGACAGCGAAGACAAGGAACCACTGGTGAAAACGTCCGAGTTTGACGAAATCATTCATAGCTTCGAGACGGAGCTAAAGAGCTTGAAGTCCCTGTCGCTGGGACGTAGCCAGTCGCAAACGGATCAAGGATCGCCGGAGCGCGAGCGTCGTAACTCCGATAGTTGTCCGGTAAGGCCACCAATACTCGAGGAAGTGGTAAAGCTTCGCAGGCCTAAATCGAGCACCGTGTGCAACTATCGCGGTGAAGGTACCGGCCCCGTTACGGCGGGTGTGCATGGCTCTGGTGGCGGTGGTAATCGTAGTAGCGGAAGCAGCAATGGTAGTGGAGGTACCGATCAATCAGACGGAAGTGCACAACAGCGCAGTGAGGCTTCGAAGAGGCGCAGCCTGGAGAAGCAGCGCAACATCACGGACGAGGAGTTCAACATGGGGTTCGAAATAAAGAAGCTATGCGATCAGCTTCAGGCACCGTTCGCACCGAGCGGAACCGTGTCCAACGAGCACAGCCCACAAAGTGCCAACGGGGTTAACTTGGGGACCGGAAACATCAGCACGATACCGATCGTGTTTCGACGCAAGAATGATTTTCACAGCAGCTTCGATCGTATCAAGCGGTTAAGCTTGATCGAGCGCGTTGAGGAGTCGAAAGACGAGGATGAACATCAAGCCCAACCACTGCCGAAGGTGTCCAGTGAGAAGCTACCACGAAAGAATCTCTCCAAGGATCGGTTGGAAACTTTGTCGCTCAAAAGTAGCTACAGTGTGGAGAATACGAATCAGGCACTGATGGAAGGTACCCGACAGCTCGGAATCAGTATTCAGGAGTTTCAGCGAACTATCGGTCAAGAGGCGGGAACGATTCCTACCGGACCGGATGGTGCGGCGAGTGAGCAGACAGCCGAGAAGAAACCACCGTTAAAGAAAACGGTGACATACGGCGATACTTCTAGGCAGGATAGCTCGCAGCACGTAACACCCAAGCGAACGCCTTACAAATCGTACGACTCGGATGCCCCAC TGAATCTAGCGGGAAAGCCTTGGCACTGTCTGGTTTCTTACGTGGACGACATCACCGTCGGTGGTCGTCGGAACTCGCAAGGTGTCTACGAGGATCCAATGGCTTTCCCCAGTTTCGGGCGACGTAAGGCACCGAAAATTCCGCAAGATTGCTTTCCCCAAAAGTGCTACGAAAA GTGCAAGTGTTGGGACACCTGTCTCAAGACCGAGTTCGGGCAGCGGTGGTATCGATTTCGGCAGTTCATCCTGCAGTACGTCGACACGCCCGCGTTCGAATGGTTTGTGCTAGTACTGATCTTCGCCTCCAGCATAACGCTCTGCTTCGAGGACATCCACCTGGACAAGAACAAGGACCTGAAGCGTATACTCTACTGGACGAATCTCGTCTTCTGCTTGATCTTCATCATCGAAATGTTCTTGAAGTGGATCGCGCTGGGGTTTACCAAGTATTTCTCCAGCTTCTGGACGATCCTGGACTTTGTGATCGTATTC GTGTCCGTATTTTCGCTGCTGATCGAAGAGAACGAAAACTTGAAGGTACTACGCTCGCTAAGAACGCTACGGGCGCTAAGGCCCCTGCGTGCGATCTCCCGCTGGCAGGGCATGAGAATAGTAGTGAATGCATTGATGTATGCGATACCGTCCATCTTCAATGTACTCCTAGTATGTCTCGTCTTTTGGCTGATCTTCTCGATCATGGGCGTGCAGTTTTTTGGCGGGAAGTTCTTCAAGTGCGTCGACGAAGATGGCGATCTTCTGCCCATTCAC ATCGTCAATGACAAGTGGCAATGCTACGCGCTCAATTACAGCTGGGTAAATTCGAAGATCACCTTCGATCACGTCGGGATGGGTTATTTAGCGTTATTTCAAGTT GCTACATTTGAAGGATGGATGGAAGTTATGGCGGACGCGGTTGATGCCCGTGGTGTCGATTTACAACCGCAGCGGGAAGCAAATCTGTACGCCTATCTGTATTTCGTGATATTCATCGTATGTGGTTCCTTCTTCACGCTGAATCTCTTCATCGGAGTTATCATCGACAATTTCAACATGCTGAAGAAAAAGTATGAAGGTGGCGTGCTGGAGATGTTCCTCACCGAATCACAAAAGCATTACTACACGGCAATGAAGAAGTTGGGTCGCAAAAAGCCACAGAAGGTAATCAAACGCCCGATCAATCAGTTCCTAGCGATGTTCTACGATCTTTCCAACTCGCGGCG CTTCGAAATAGCCATATTTGtgctgatttttttaaacatgcttACCATGGGCATCGAGCATTACGATCAACCGCATGCAGTATTTTTCGTACTAGAGGTGAGCAACGCCTTTTTTACGACCGTGTTCGGGCTGGAAGCGATCGTGAAGATCGTTGGTTTACGCTATCACTACTTCACCGTCCCTTGGAACGTGTTTGACTTTCTGCTCGTGCTTGCATCGATCTTCGGCATTCTAATGGAGGATATCATGATCGATTTGCCCATCTCGCCAACGCTATTGCGCGTCGTTCGTGTATTCCGTATTGGACGAATTCTACGATTAATTAAG GCCGCTAAAGGTATTCGCAAGCTTTTGTTCGCTCTGGTAGTCTCTCTACCGGCGCTCTTCAACATCGGCGCCTTGTTGGCACTGATCACGTTCATCTACGCCATCATTGGTATGTCACTGTTTGGGCATGTGCGGCAGCAGGGAGCACTGGACGATATGGTCAACTTCGAAACGTTCGGGCGCAGCATGCAGCTTCTCTTTCGCCTGATGACATCTGCCGGATGGAATGATGTGCTGGAGTCTCTCATGATTCAACCACCCGATTGTGAACTGGCGCTCGATTTCTCAATCAACGGCGATTGTGGTCACCCGCTGCTGGCCATCACCTATTTTACgagcttcatcatcatcagctacATGATCGTCATCAACATGTACATCGCTATCATTCTGGAGAACTTCAATCAGGCGCATCAGGAGGAGGAGATCGGCATCGTCGAAGATGATTTGGAGATGTTCTATATCCGCTGGTCGAAATACGATCCACATGCTGGCCAGTTCATTCACTTCAATCAGCTGTCGGATTTCATTGCCTCGCTCGATCCTCCGCTTGGTATCCCGAAACCAAACACAGTAGCATTGGTTTCCTTCAATTTGCCCATTTCGAAGGGCAACAAGATCCACTGTCTGGATATTCTGCATGCTCTGGTCAAACACGTACTGGGCCACGTGGAGGAAACGGACAACTTCAAGCAGCTGCAGGATCAGATGGATCAAAAGTTCAAGAAGCAATTCCCGACGAGGAAGGAGCTTGAGATTGTGTCGTCTACGCGCATTTGGAAACGTCAGGAAAAAGCGGCCAAAACTATTCAGATGGCATTTCGCGATTATGTGAG GTTGAAGCGTGAACGAGAACGCTCTCCGATGTCGCTGGACGAAGATAACACGCAAACTTCCAGCCCAGGAGGATGGCAGAGCAAGCTTTCGGCGTTGAACTTCTTGCATCTGCAGGTCCACCGTCGTGGAACTGCCACTTCCAGTCGGGCCTCATCGCGCAAATCATCCCGAGCATCGGACGCTTCCGATTTGAGTGAGCTGGCAGGTCCATGGCTTAATCTACCGCTAATGCTGGTATCCGGCACAAGCGATATGGTAAAGGATGTGAAGCAGCAACACACGAACGGACTGGAGATGAA GGACGCTCCGGATGTGAAGGGACAGCGTCGCAAATCGTTCTACAACTTCCCCTTCTTCCTGCGGCACCAGGACGCCGTCGAGGAAACGTCTACCTCATCACCGCAGCCTCAGAAGCGGCCGCTAAAGGACAGTGACACGAACCTATCGCTTACCGCATCGCTCGAGAAGGTGCCGGTCCCCCCGCCAACGACGCCAAAGTCGAAGCGTGCCACGAGCTTCGTGAAGAAAAAGCCTCCGTTGGAGCGCGGATTTTCCGCCCAGAGTGCTTTACGTCTGAACCGCAATGCGGTAGTGC CGGATGATACACTGTCCACGTCGGCTGCTGACGTGAGCATACTCGTGACGGAACCATCACCGGATGTTCCGGCTGTTCCAGCACCGGGGGAAACACTGGTCCATGTGTTGGTGCACCGTGAAAGCGAAGAGTATCAGTCAGAACTAGACGAGAAAG GCGAACCCAAAGTCAAAGAACCGCGCGATCCATCCCGTGCAAGTGACATCAAACTTTCACCCGGCACGAACGTTGACTATCAAATTCTAGGTGGGCTGGAAGGTGAACCGCGTCCCGTCGTGACCATCTGCGTGGAAAGCCCGATGGAGTCGCCGGATCAGGATGGTTCGAACGCAACCCCCACCGGTACGGTCGCGATACCGATCGATCCGGAACCAATCGATGTGAATCTGCCCCGCGATACGAGCAACATTTTCTACGACTACGATGATCAATCGACGCGAGTTTCGACGACCGCGGGAGGATCCGGAGAGAGTGccgatttaaataaaatcgaGTACGATCCGGCCAGTGGTGGCGGTTCCGTGACGGTTGAAATAACGAATGAAGTGGAATGTAAAGCAGGTCGATCGTCCGCCTCTGCCGGCGGTCGTCATGACGAACAGACCGGCCGGCCGTCTAGCATCACCGAACAGGATCTGTCTGAAGGTTCGTCGAGCTGA